One segment of Ignavibacteria bacterium DNA contains the following:
- a CDS encoding mechanosensitive ion channel family protein, which translates to MDFAALWTKYESSIVNYLILVVGAVLMWMVGRWLIGFVINMIRRALTARNVDATLQNYLASIIAVSLNIILVIAILARFGVETTSFAALIAAAGLAIGMAWGGLLANFAAGAFLLVLRPFKVGDLIKAGGVLGTVEEIGLFSTTMMTPDGIRAMVSNGKIFSDNIENMSHTPYRRVDREMQLAHGVDVDRTIARIKELLASETNVLASPAPAVWVLDFTLAGPVLCVRPFCLPEHYWNVYEATNNIIRTVGGELGLPVPQVHYNVQQRN; encoded by the coding sequence ATGGACTTCGCAGCGTTGTGGACCAAATACGAATCATCGATCGTCAACTACCTCATCTTAGTTGTTGGCGCCGTCCTCATGTGGATGGTGGGCCGCTGGCTCATTGGATTTGTGATCAACATGATCCGCCGAGCACTTACTGCCCGCAATGTTGACGCAACACTTCAGAACTACCTTGCCTCCATCATTGCCGTAAGCTTGAACATCATCCTTGTGATCGCGATCCTTGCAAGGTTTGGTGTAGAGACAACATCGTTCGCTGCTCTTATCGCAGCGGCTGGCTTGGCTATTGGTATGGCATGGGGCGGACTCCTCGCCAACTTTGCGGCCGGAGCCTTTCTGCTCGTCCTCAGACCTTTTAAGGTAGGAGATCTGATCAAGGCAGGGGGCGTTCTTGGAACCGTGGAAGAGATCGGACTCTTCTCAACCACGATGATGACTCCGGATGGGATCCGTGCAATGGTCAGCAACGGCAAGATCTTCAGTGACAACATCGAGAACATGTCACACACCCCCTACCGTCGGGTAGATCGAGAAATGCAATTGGCCCACGGAGTGGATGTGGATAGAACCATAGCTCGCATCAAGGAGCTACTGGCATCGGAGACAAACGTGCTCGCAAGCCCTGCCCCAGCCGTATGGGTGCTCGACTTCACTCTTGCTGGTCCGGTTCTTTGCGTTCGACCATTCTGCCTTCCCGAGCACTATTGGAACGTCTACGAAGCCACGAATAACATCATCCGTACGGTTGGCGGAGAACTTGGTCTGCCGGTTCCGCAGGTACACTACAACGTTCAGCAGCGGAACTGA
- a CDS encoding copper-translocating P-type ATPase gives MSSTRTIDISGMHCAACVNRVESELLRVPGVSSATVNLVTNRATVEIGDGVVDEILSRAIITAGYAVEAIYSEGTATDVASLTERIEAPAHEYRASLIIAAPFTAAVMLIGMWGMFNGHIPWVNEALFVLTIPVLWAGRSFYVGAFRAARHTAATMDTLVSIGTGAAFIASTIATFAPSILPSMAHHTGAYFDSTATIITLVLLGKWLESRAKGRTAEALQSLMELHPTVVRVRRNGVDSDIPAGDVAVGETIVIRPGERIPTDGTIISGSTSVDESMLTGENLPVERSAGDTVIGGSLNTTGSVLVRATAVGSTTVLSGIIRSVERAQQSKAPIQRLADKISSVFVPIVLGIAILTFLGWMIAAPSDVAFTQALTSAIAVLIIACPCALGLATPTAIIVGSGKGAKHGALFAHAAALERLHSITTIVLDKTGTLTDGAPTVQDVYTTDTPSLRVYIDALESGSEHPIAKALVSWAAVPSADRLLASSAQTLPGKGTVGVIGSSRIRIGNEDLMSDAMLIIPAPFRAAAESHAAHGWSTHFVSLNGAVVAAIAVADTLRVSSVDAVARMRTRGLRVVMLTGDKEAAAKHIANAAGIDEVMHSISPDGKANAIEKLQRQGAVVAMVGDGINDAPALAQADVGVAMGSGTDIAKSTADVTLMRADLHTVLDAIDVSRATMRTIRQNLFLAFFYNVLGIPLAAGLLIPLTGMALSPMIAAAAMALSSVTVVTNALRLRISR, from the coding sequence GTGAGTTCCACGCGTACGATCGACATCTCGGGAATGCATTGCGCTGCATGTGTCAACCGAGTTGAATCGGAGTTACTACGCGTGCCTGGTGTATCGTCTGCTACTGTAAACCTCGTAACCAACCGAGCTACTGTGGAGATCGGCGACGGCGTTGTTGACGAAATCCTATCGCGTGCGATCATCACGGCAGGCTATGCCGTGGAAGCTATCTACAGCGAGGGCACTGCAACTGATGTTGCATCGCTGACTGAACGGATCGAAGCACCTGCTCACGAATACCGTGCGTCGCTGATCATCGCAGCTCCATTCACTGCGGCCGTCATGTTGATCGGCATGTGGGGCATGTTCAATGGTCATATTCCATGGGTTAACGAAGCACTCTTTGTCCTGACCATTCCCGTGCTTTGGGCCGGACGATCTTTCTATGTTGGTGCTTTTCGTGCTGCACGCCATACAGCTGCAACGATGGATACCCTCGTCTCCATCGGAACCGGTGCCGCGTTCATTGCAAGCACCATCGCAACCTTCGCCCCTTCCATCCTACCATCGATGGCACACCACACCGGTGCCTACTTCGATTCAACAGCAACGATCATTACTCTCGTACTTCTGGGGAAGTGGTTAGAGTCGAGGGCAAAGGGGCGGACAGCAGAAGCACTTCAGTCCCTGATGGAGCTGCATCCAACTGTGGTCCGTGTTCGACGCAACGGTGTGGACAGCGACATACCGGCCGGCGATGTTGCTGTGGGTGAGACCATCGTTATCCGTCCGGGAGAACGTATCCCAACAGACGGTACGATCATCAGCGGCTCCACAAGCGTTGATGAGTCCATGCTCACCGGAGAGAATCTGCCTGTTGAACGCAGTGCAGGTGATACGGTCATCGGAGGCTCCCTGAATACGACCGGATCGGTTTTGGTCCGGGCAACTGCTGTTGGATCTACCACTGTTCTCTCCGGCATCATCCGCTCCGTGGAACGTGCTCAGCAAAGCAAGGCACCGATACAACGACTAGCTGACAAGATCAGCAGCGTCTTTGTGCCTATCGTCCTCGGCATCGCAATTCTGACATTCCTGGGTTGGATGATCGCCGCCCCATCGGATGTTGCCTTCACCCAGGCCTTGACCTCTGCTATCGCCGTCCTCATCATCGCCTGTCCGTGCGCTCTTGGTCTGGCTACTCCAACGGCCATCATTGTCGGATCAGGGAAGGGGGCGAAACACGGCGCTCTCTTCGCTCATGCTGCCGCACTTGAGCGACTCCATAGCATTACAACGATCGTTCTCGACAAAACCGGAACTCTCACAGACGGAGCTCCTACCGTTCAAGATGTTTATACAACGGACACACCATCGTTACGTGTCTACATCGACGCATTGGAGTCGGGTTCGGAACACCCGATCGCGAAAGCTCTTGTGTCATGGGCAGCCGTCCCGTCTGCAGACCGACTCCTTGCATCGTCTGCACAAACTCTTCCGGGAAAAGGAACAGTTGGTGTGATCGGATCTTCTCGAATACGGATCGGCAACGAAGATCTCATGAGCGACGCAATGCTGATCATTCCCGCGCCATTTCGTGCAGCTGCAGAGAGTCACGCAGCACATGGATGGTCAACACATTTCGTTAGCCTCAATGGAGCGGTGGTTGCGGCGATCGCCGTTGCAGATACCCTTCGCGTCTCAAGCGTAGATGCAGTTGCTCGTATGCGCACCCGCGGTCTTCGTGTTGTGATGCTCACCGGTGACAAAGAAGCAGCGGCCAAGCACATTGCCAATGCCGCCGGGATCGACGAAGTGATGCATTCGATCTCTCCTGATGGAAAGGCGAATGCAATCGAGAAACTCCAACGTCAAGGTGCTGTTGTTGCAATGGTCGGCGATGGCATCAATGACGCGCCCGCACTTGCACAAGCAGATGTAGGGGTCGCCATGGGGTCGGGAACAGATATCGCAAAATCCACTGCCGATGTGACACTGATGCGCGCCGACCTGCATACTGTTCTCGACGCAATTGACGTTTCCCGAGCAACAATGCGTACGATCCGGCAGAATCTCTTCCTGGCCTTCTTTTACAATGTGCTGGGGATCCCCCTCGCTGCGGGATTGCTCATTCCCCTTACCGGCATGGCACTTTCACCCATGATCGCTGCGGCCGCAATGGCCCTTAGCTCGGTAACTGTGGTGACAAATGCGCTCAGATTGCGCATCTCACGATGA
- a CDS encoding CrcB family protein yields MKDLVLVMAGGAIGSGLRYVIGTLIPVASGAFPVPTFIVNVVGSFVLGCTAGATMLPDPLSRSAALLVGTGLCGGFTTYSAFAMENVSMLHGGNTILAISYIAASLIGGMLAAFAGIAVVRATAS; encoded by the coding sequence ATGAAAGACCTTGTCCTTGTTATGGCAGGCGGTGCCATTGGTAGCGGACTCCGGTATGTGATCGGAACGCTTATTCCTGTAGCCAGCGGCGCGTTTCCCGTGCCAACGTTTATCGTGAACGTAGTTGGCTCGTTCGTTCTTGGATGTACAGCAGGTGCCACGATGTTGCCCGATCCACTCTCGCGTTCAGCCGCTTTACTTGTAGGCACAGGTCTTTGTGGCGGATTCACCACCTACTCAGCATTTGCAATGGAGAACGTCTCCATGCTCCATGGTGGCAACACAATATTGGCAATTAGCTATATCGCAGCATCACTCATTGGTGGTATGTTGGCCGCATTTGCCGGCATTGCCGTTGTTCGCGCAACGGCTTCGTAG
- the msrA gene encoding peptide-methionine (S)-S-oxide reductase MsrA, whose amino-acid sequence MLNLTLSIAVFLGTFLSACAGQDERVPPPSSSPTSTTMTTDQRDTATLAGGCFWCIEAVYQLLDGVELVESGYCNGSVKNPSYKEVCTGTTGHAEACRITFDPSKVTFEEILQVFFASHDPTTLNRQGNDVGTQYRSGIYYHDEDQKRIAMAYIEQLTAAKTWSDPIVTEVTAVDTFYKAEDYHQNYYAQNGTQPYCAFVVRPKVEKFMKQFKDKMRSDTK is encoded by the coding sequence ATGCTCAACCTCACCCTATCGATCGCGGTCTTTCTCGGCACATTCCTTTCGGCGTGTGCCGGGCAGGACGAACGTGTGCCGCCCCCTTCATCATCACCAACATCAACAACCATGACCACAGATCAACGCGATACCGCCACTCTTGCCGGCGGATGTTTCTGGTGCATCGAAGCGGTGTATCAATTGCTGGATGGTGTGGAGTTGGTGGAAAGCGGGTACTGCAACGGATCCGTCAAGAACCCGTCGTACAAAGAAGTGTGCACGGGCACTACCGGACATGCCGAAGCCTGCCGCATCACCTTCGATCCGTCAAAAGTGACATTCGAAGAGATCCTTCAAGTGTTCTTTGCCTCGCATGACCCAACAACATTGAACCGCCAGGGCAACGATGTGGGCACGCAATACAGAAGTGGTATTTACTACCATGACGAAGATCAAAAGCGAATCGCAATGGCGTACATCGAACAACTCACAGCTGCAAAAACATGGTCGGATCCGATCGTAACGGAAGTAACGGCTGTTGACACATTCTACAAAGCCGAAGACTACCACCAGAACTACTATGCACAGAATGGGACGCAACCGTATTGCGCGTTTGTGGTGCGTCCAAAGGTTGAGAAGTTCATGAAGCAGTTCAAGGATAAGATGCGTTCCGACACAAAGTGA
- a CDS encoding DUF3109 family protein, translated as MILLDDLLIQEQVLTATFACDLQRCKGACCTLSGGAGAPLLENEVKPLQLSVAAALPYLGDRSRRWLEENDPVEGHVGDRSVACLDDADCVFVYYENSVAKCAIEKAFHNGESDFRKPLSCHLFPIRIADFGGPYLHYEQIEECEPGRELGARLSIPMVESLKDALVRAFGEKAYARMLAVSRGEDEGDE; from the coding sequence ATGATCCTACTCGACGATCTTCTCATTCAGGAGCAGGTGTTGACGGCCACATTTGCGTGTGATCTTCAACGCTGTAAAGGGGCTTGCTGCACCCTTAGCGGAGGAGCGGGAGCTCCGTTACTTGAGAATGAAGTGAAACCTCTGCAATTGTCCGTTGCGGCCGCACTTCCCTATTTGGGAGACCGTTCCCGACGGTGGCTTGAAGAGAATGACCCAGTTGAAGGCCACGTGGGAGACAGGTCAGTTGCATGCCTCGATGATGCCGATTGTGTCTTTGTGTACTATGAGAACTCGGTGGCCAAGTGCGCCATTGAGAAGGCGTTTCATAATGGAGAGAGTGATTTCCGTAAGCCCCTTTCCTGCCATCTCTTCCCGATCCGGATCGCCGACTTCGGTGGGCCGTATCTGCATTACGAGCAGATCGAAGAATGTGAGCCCGGTCGTGAACTTGGAGCCCGCCTCAGCATACCGATGGTGGAGTCGCTTAAGGATGCCTTAGTTCGTGCCTTTGGTGAGAAGGCCTATGCCCGTATGTTGGCCGTATCGCGCGGTGAGGACGAGGGCGACGAATGA